In Acipenser ruthenus chromosome 25, fAciRut3.2 maternal haplotype, whole genome shotgun sequence, the sequence atatatatatatatatatatatatatatatatatataaaatcacaaaacTGTACCTAATACTATAACTTAAAGTTGAACTAAAATATTGGCATATAAGCTAGTCTTGGCAATTCTCAATCTAGAAACTAAGCAGAAAAGGCATTCAatttcagccaaaaaaaaaagatttttatcactacagattattatgctaaggatacaaaaatgtaaactaaAGTACACAATTCAGTGTCGGTGATGGCTGGTCAATGTTATGGCTTATTCACATATGTAACTTAGTATAAGTGGCACTCTTGCACTTCATCAGTACAGACTTATTGTACACAGCTTCATAGCATTTCTTTTCCACAGACAAGAGCTTCAGCTTCTGTACACAAATAGCTTCTAGGGTTTTCCTAGATAGATTTGGGCGGAACTCTGTTTGAACTTTACGCACAATGCTGAATATTCTCTCTGTGTCTGCATTGCTGTGGGGTATTATCAATATAGTTAGCATCACCATGGCCAACAATGCAAACTTTGGGTGGCTTGTTACAGGATTGAAGATCCTCCCTATCTTGTACCAGGAAACATCTGCCCTGTCTGACCGAAGAATATCTTCAGGAATGTTCTCTACTTGGTATGCAACAAACTCATTTTCCAAATGATTGAGCCTATCAACTGAGACCAAATCAAATCTTCTGACAAAATACATCACAGATTCAAATTTGACATTTGCCCTTTGACTGATGTCAGCCACTTCTGCATGTTTTAAGAGCTCCTCATGCAATGGCAATTTGCTGGTAATATAAGAACTGGCCTCTGCGTAATACTCTCTGAcagagttaaaaaatatatttttctcctCTTTAGAGAGCTTCCCTGCCTCCTTGCATTCCTCTAAGTACTGTCTGGTTTTGGTGCCAATCACTAGATCTTCTCTGTCCCTCTGATTCTTTCTATCCCTTACATTAATTGTGATTGTAGACCTCACACTAGTGATTACTACAGGCTTAATGAATTTGCTGAGAAGGAGTAAATGCAAGGAATCCAATTCTCGTTTTAGAACCTGAATAAATGGCTCTTCTCTCTGCAGAAGTGCATTTAAGCCCTCAAAACATGGTAAGGAGGCTTGGAGAAACAGACAGGTTAGCTTCACTAGGGGATTTTCTAGGCTGCGCTGTATTCTACAGAACCTGGTGTCTGGCTTGCCAGCTGGTATTGTAGGTTTTACACCACTCTTCTTGCTAACAACTATCTTCTCCTTCAACCTTTCTGAAAAACAAGCAATAGATTTTCTAAGTCTACAGATAGGTATCTTATACTTCCATCCTTTGTATACAATacttatgttattattttactgtaatctTCATTTTGACAGTTAATCATTAGTAATGTAGTGTTAGTTTGCATTAATTAATATTGCTGACCTTTGTAATACTAGAAAATACATATAGACTGTACAGAGACtacgtttaaaaacaaatattaaaataaaactaaaatgtaatttcacacaaatagaaaaaaatagaagctactatttttaaaagaaagatcAGTGTAACTACTCTTTTTAAAATCTTCCATTATAATAGACTAGACTGTACTAACAGATTAAATGGTACCTTGATTAGTTGCAGAAGACACCTTACCAGCCTTCAATTTCACACTGCCAGTATCATTGAACAATTCACTTGAGGTCACAACTGGGATTACCAATAATTGAAAGCACATTACCATAAGACGTTTTCACAAACAAACGTACAATTGTCTAAAAAAAGTACAAgtcaaacacaaaatgtattttctgattaAATTAGGTACAAATGATTTGTTTTCCATGTGCATAAATACACACCAAACAAACAaggcattttgaaaataaatctaaTCTGGCAGCACAAAATAGTTACACATACTTTTACTAGCTTCTGCCACTGCAGAGGATGGCTTGCGTGGATGACCTTTAGTCATGGCTGGCTCACTAGACTTGGCTTTATTAACTACTTTGCTGGGACCTGATGAAATGCAGAAAACAATTACCATTCATTATTGACCATCAAACtaaaaaacactgctttaaaatgatataatacagtataatgaaaGCATAGTTTAGGTCTATACCTTTGTTTACTTTGCAGAATTCCACTAGTGCTGGCCACTGCTGCAGCAATCTGTCAATACACTTGCCCAGGCTGAGCCACCTACAGTAATTCATGGAAAAGGCAAGACATCgcctttatttaaataaaatcaaatggtaCGTATGGTATTAcactgcgctgctaggaactacaaccaaactattttaataatttatcgACACATTAAATCAGAAACGGTATTTAGTATGGTCGCTCTGACCTGGATTAATTAGAATGCTTTTCTAGAAAGCGGTTGTGTGTGTAGACAGGGACTTAACGTCCAATACTTttcacatatacacatacaagtTATTCTTAAACACAATCCTGGTGTTCACATGTTTCAGAATCTTTCTTGCTTCGGTGCCACACAAGTCCTGGCACTGTTTCAACTGCTTGTGCCGCTTGCCACTCTTGTCTAGATAGTAATATATGTCAATCAGGAGTTCGTCGATTCTTGCTGGTAATCTCTTTGCAGCCGACTGGGCAGCAATGTGAATTAAATGACAGGGACAACCCTGTACATGGACAGAATTGTTCTCCATTTTTACATAGGCAGCTACACCTTTATGTACACCCAGCATTACAGCTGCATTATCTGCTCCAAATGCAAAACAATTTTTTCCACGGTATTTCAAATGACTTCAATACTGTATCCACAGTCTCAAAGATATTTTCTCCGGTTGCCGATATACCCTCGCATGATGGTAAAGCAAGCAGCTGCGTTTACCACTTTGCCAATTTCTTCACTGAAGTAACGTATTACAACTGGGTACAACTGAGTCTCGATGTCACTACTGCCGTCGGTTGCAATGGCAAAAAAATTACTTTTCAAAACCGAGGCCTGTTCAGTAGCTGAAAGATATGCTAAAGTTTCAACGATTGCTGTCGTTTTGCTCCTCGCACAGTCATACTTGGAAGCAATTTTACTATCAGGAAAAGCCACTTTCACAAGTGGGCCTATGTGATCTGCAACAGCAATTGGTAAATTGTGTTCTAAAATGAAGTTCGTAAAAAGAGTCTCCGCTTTAATCAtccgttttaaaaaaaacaatccaatGATCTATTTTCTTGAGCTCCCCGTGAATTTCTCTCGTGTTTCAAAGTTCTGACGTGTTCATCATTATCATTTATTCCCCCATGCTTGACACTTAAAGCGCACCTGCAGTACTCACAGTAAGCATGATGTTCTGATATCttacttttttttatgaatgtataCTTCTTGGTGTAATCCTCTTTGAACCTTTGTGAATTCAGCCGCGGTCTTTTTTGTGTTGCcatttactttattaaaaattCAATGAAAAAGTTGCCATTTGCTTGCTGCCGAGGTGCTTTTTGTTATATCTTGGCCGTCCAATCACTGAtcgtctttgtttgtttttttcatagtgGCAAAGCCTTGACTACCGTGCATGTCCCATTATAAATGGTCTaggtactgtgttttttttttttaaaccacaagcCAATCACAGCGCGTGAATCAGATACAAAAATGGGAACGCGGAAACACACACCATCATTAACACATGAGCACTGACGcaagactaaataaaaaaaaaaaaacgtattttttttaacttggcccGTATCACCGTAGCAGAGCCTGAAAACCCTAGTTGCTACTGCCAAACCGTAGCAGTTGGCATCTCtggatatataatatacacacatatataaaagcaCATAAAGGGTGTTTTGCTGTAGTGGTTTACTATTTCAgtttaataagaaaatataaattgcCGTAGACAAACCTCAGTGCAATGACATTAGTAAAAAAACACAGAGCTAGGGTGACTCCAAACTTAAAACGTTTTCCTGTTGTTTacataaaataatgtgtttcGGATACAGTAGCCTGGATTCGCATTGTTTAATGAATGCAATGCTGCTCTATCTCTGTCCATCTGTTTGCAATTTCTTCGTAACATTACTCTGCTCTCAGGCTGTATACTGATTTGACAGCCGTGGTCTTTAAACTATGTGCCACGTACAGTTCGCTTCTGATTGGttagtttccctagttacggcgCATGCAGCTCCAGGATTGGATCTAGattacggatcagtggagcctgatccagatccgCTTAGTAAAACACCTTCTCATGATCTGGCTCCAGTGATCCCGGATCTGATCCTGCTTTTTGATCCTGTCAGTACAACCAGCCTCTGAAATACAGATACACAGGAGCAGCGAGGTTGAGTGGGGCTCCTAGGGGAGAGGTGTGGGGTTTGGCCTCCACTTCGCTAGATTACCAGCTACAGCTGAACGAGGTGTAACTGACAAGAGTCAGAAGTCATGCACACAGGTAGGCTAACACGAGTCAACTGTCATAAGTTGAGAAGAATTTGGACCGCAAGCTTCATCACAATCTGATGAGCGGTTAATGGATATACATAACAAATGCAAGTTTGACTTACAGACTCAAACCGAGGAGAGCTCAACCAATGTAAGGCAGACCTAGACTCTGATTCTCTGTAGACCTTGTGCTAAAGAAACAAGCGTATGTACAAACGCATTGCCTTTGCCTGGGACATGCATCCCAAGGGGCAGTTGATAAACAAATCAAATGTTAAAAACTCACTTTATCAGGGGCCACAGCTCCGTGTCTGATATAAGCTGTGGCCGTCGCCGCACCTCCCTGGTGAAGTTTGTTTTGATGTTGCACTGAGTGTACTTTTTCAGGTCGACGTTATACAGGTTTCCATTCAGCATGAAGGCTTGGTTCCACATGCCCTTCTCAAAAGCTGCCTCTAGTTGGCTGACTACTGGCTGTgtaggaaaaaggaaaacaaagcgTGTGTCAGTACCACGCATACACCATGCCTATAAATACAAAACTACACCCTAAAGCATTATTAGGCTATGTATCACTTTAGAGATTAAGATATAACCGTGTCCCATGAAAAGGTTGGTTACCGTGACTAATTTACATTACAGCATAGTTTCATCAAATTGAACACATGGGCCTTTATTTTCCACAGTATGCAATTATGTGGGCTATTTTCCCACAGgggtaaaatataaaaacatatgcgACTGTCTGTATGCATTAACAGCATCAttaacaagtttcatcacagccGGGTGAGCAGTTCTCTAGATGCAAACAGAATGTTACCGCCCTTGAATGGTATTTAGTTGAGGACTGTGGAGTATggtacaaaatgaaaacatttgatTATGGAGTATAGTACAAGATGAAACATTTTTAGGGTCCATTGCCTGGTCGTTTGGGGAGACTGTGATTGACCATGGGGTAAATATAAAAGGGTGGTGACTGTGGGCGGTAGAGGGCTGTCAACTTATATTGTTTACGATTGACTGAAAGGTGAGTGAAATGTGTGTGTGGCGGGGACATAAATTACAGCCTTTTAAGCATGTCCAGcttttaaatggagaaaaagaCAACACGTTGATGGTCACATCACTTCTGAAGCTTTGAGTTTGATCATGTGAAAAGCATTGCAGTAGGCGGATTTACTGTAGTGACGTCTCTTTGAAAATCACAATGCTCTCCACATTACAAATCTGATCTGACACACAAGATTGTAGGTCTGTGAGAAACTCAGCCGCAGTTTTTGCCTCCTTTACCTCTTTGTACAGTTTCCATTTCCCCAGCTCTTGCCAGTAGAGGTTCCACTTTGTCAGGAAGTGTGGATTCAAATCAGTATTGCTGGTGGTGGCCAGCCTTCGCACTTTGTTGTAACTCCAGTTATTTTGAGGTATCAGGGTGTTGAGGTCTAACTTGGAGAATGCactaaatataaaaactgtatgTTAGGAACACACTGAACAGCCCACAGATCAGCACAGCCTGCAGGCACTGAAGGGACATGGAGAAGTCTGCTACATTGTGAGGTTCGTCTTCACTCAAGCAACAGAGAGTCCCAGCTGTATGAATCTGAATCACTTCATGTCCTTTAGTTACCGGACAGTCAGTCAATAGAGTAGAGGCATTGAGGTACATGACACAGGTGGAAGGGCAGGTGCATCCAGATTAGGGATGAGCATTTCTGTATATTTTCATGACCGTATACACGTaatttattaaacaattaaacaagcaCACTATTATATTTTACATCAATGTGCCACTGGCAAAGACTAATGATTATAATACCAACATTCAagtaatacatacaaataaaaaaaacacattcgcTGTACTAGTTGTCATTGCTTCGATAGGTAGCTCTTTTTATAAACAGAAGTATAATACAAGCACAGTATGCATAAAGCACAACTTCTGGATAATTTCCCAACAGGAAAGGATCCCAAGGCATTATTGCAaggggagtatttttaacatcagGTATaaagattacgtttacaattaggcatgcttaaaattcaaaggtatagcacagcacacagtcacactAAAGAATCAACATgtgcagttaacatattgaatgactggtgaaatacaattcaaagttgctgcagtatggccactgttttgtcatttcaaatcttttcacaaaacaaacattaaactttaaagccgCAGTGTCCAGTGCAAACCCACACCATGAAAAGCCACATGTGTAGTTGAAAAACGCTAAAATATAagtcactacatttaaaaaatatataaacacgtgaCATTTTTGGTCCACTAAGATAAAGGGCTCTACATAATCTCTGTAGGTAAGAAACTGAAGTGTCCCGTGTGCaaacacaacacgaaataattaattaacatccaaagtagcactaaagcattaaaatgttcaagatAAAAAAATGGTgtctgagttacaagctcttgcagtgtttaatttaaacaaattttAACAGGACAGCGTAGTAAATCAGACTGCAGAGTCTGTCTCATCTGATCCGAAACTGCCGTTATCTGAACTGAACCTGTCTTAGTAATCTGAACCgaagataaccctaaccctaaccctgaatcattcaatgcacacACTACAATTTAGATACGTTTATAACCAAAAAATCCACTCAACCCTGTCCTTTTATTATAACATGgctttacaatacattttaaagttctgCGTCAATGGTTGTCATTTCATGGTTATTAAGGaagggctatgctaatatttcagaTATCACGCATCATCAGTACGCGCCATCAATGTGTGTAAGATTTCAGAATTATATAACAGGAACATTCTAATGCATGGCCATCTGGGTTTACAGCTGATGTAACTGCAGCCGTGCATTTGTCCGAGGGCAGTAAAatctaattatttattaaatgttcccattaagattccctcatagcacaaaaCAGATTTGCTAATATGATTGttgtattaatatttgttttacgGCTACTCtgccttactcagcaatgcgaccgtCAGAATAGCTCCACTGTAATATGAACTTCATTCAATGTAAAACAAAACGTGCCTGCTAAAAGTATGAAAAAAAGTAGTTCTCAGAGTGGGTTTAAGACAACATTACTTCAATAGCTTATAGtcaaattaacaaataacaaaatacttaacacTTAACATGGTATTaagcttgttaaaaaaaactgtaactgtaaaaaaaaacatagaaagcTGTCTGTTACACAAAGCTTGACCAACTAACCTGTGCTGTCTTTGGACTAAGTCCTCTTCTCCCCCAGCATTCTCACAGCTCAGGGTGATGTCTGTTTTGTCAGGGTTGCAAAACAGGGCCTCCAGATGTTTCTGTCCGAGCTCGGATACGTTGACCCAGTCCCTGGAGAGTGTCTGCCGCAGCTGCCAGTGATAGGGGCGTGGAGTGTGGTGTTGCTGGCACTCCTCCCCGAGGAGGCAGTGCCCAGTGAGGAAGTCATCACAGATAAGAACACCATCCTTGTGGTGAGTGTGGAAAGGGACATGCCCTTGCCAACACAACCGAGCTTTTACATCTTGCTACAACAGAGGAGACACGACAAAcataacaattatttgtgttctgaTAAATGTCATCTTGGCAAGTTTTGTAACTGAAACCCAGGCCTAGGGTGTAAGAGATTTATATCAATGGATTGTGTTATGTATCAtgatttttcactgttttcacaATGTACCcattgtttttcaggtaagcattttaaTATTTCAGAATATTTCAGTactatgtttaattgtgaaatatcgtGAAACACTGAAATGCTATGGAATAAGCCATTTAtaccatgaaaaataaatacagccctAATCACGATACAAGATCAAGAGCACTAAACAGCTGTGTGGAGTCCACCCAGTAGTTCCTGAAGCAAGAATGCATGTGATTTATACTTTGTGTGAATGCACGATCCCCCTATAATTTAAGATTGGCCTTTTCACAGTTCGATCCAATTTATTTGATGAGCCAtgcatttgatattttttttaaaatggcacCAGATATGTTAACAGCAAGCCTGTCAATGAATCCGAGCAAACTTGGATGTGACGTGTCAATGACGTTTCCTCAAAGAAAATGAATAACATCAAACACCATCAAAGCAcaagactgggtgcagggctagtacGAGTTTCAAGCCGTTAGTCTTGTTACACCCCCAATGGCTGGCTGCTCATGTCTAACTAAGTCTCACCTGGGCACTAGCTCTAGATCTCTTCACTGGAGGTTTCTGGGCTGGGTTACACTGGGAGCTGTCTGGTCCCTCCCTTCCAACCAGCTGCCTCTTGAACAACCTTCTTTGGCATCTTTTAGAGCTGGTGGTATGGTCCATGGTTTCATATAGAACGTAAAAAGGATCGCTATTGCAAAAGAATGAAAAACACAACTCGTTTTTGTTTCAAAATGCCAACGGAATATGTTTGAATGCTTGGAACATTAAAAGGCGGAATCAACCTAAAAATACACCTTGTTGGGTTAATTTCCTGATCTACAGGAGAACACCTCCGAATACACCACTGCGTTAACAAATACTCATGCATCTGTACTAAAGTGGAGGTAGCTAATAAATGATCTTGCCTGTCGTGCACTTCCATGCCCTATATAGGactcaaatgtgcagtgttgaaagaaacacatgtgcattttcatttaaacAAAGGTGAAAGATACTAACTTCAGAGATAGCATACAATTATGATCCTGAAATCTGGTTTCAACAGCTTCTATCAGCCTGCATTTCATTGTGGTTCAGACTATTGGGGTCTGGATTAGCGAGAGTCTACTTTACATGTAGGCTATATTATAAAGCACTTCTGGAAACTTTAATTGGATGTCTCATAAATCCCGGAAATTGCATGGGTGCTATATTCTTTCATTGATTCCCCTGCAGCTATACAACAATGCTTACCTATTTCCTGTCACTTCGATACTCTAGCCTCGATCTGTCGGCTCCCCTTTCCACTCTGCCTTCTCCAGTTTCCTATAAGGGATgaatattcatattcagaaatcTCATCATGTTAATAAAGTTAGGGAAATCACCCTGGATTCCAGAAACCCAAACtgtcccagtgctgtaaaatactaaTACATACCCAGCTGACCAATCCCAGGTGGGTAAAGGCTGATCAAAACAACCATACCTCCTACTTAAAagaataaacatatatatatcatgttttctgtttttcatgcAGCTTATTCAGTCATACTTTCTTTTGGCAAACTGGAGAGGAGCGACGGGAGTACAAGTACAACATCTTTTGAAGCA encodes:
- the LOC117413864 gene encoding protein mono-ADP-ribosyltransferase TIPARP-like; the encoded protein is MDHTTSSKRCQRRLFKRQLVGREGPDSSQCNPAQKPPVKRSRASAQQDVKARLCWQGHVPFHTHHKDGVLICDDFLTGHCLLGEECQQHHTPRPYHWQLRQTLSRDWVNVSELGQKHLEALFCNPDKTDITLSCENAGGEEDLVQRQHSAFSKLDLNTLIPQNNWSYNKVRRLATTSNTDLNPHFLTKWNLYWQELGKWKLYKEPVVSQLEAAFEKGMWNQAFMLNGNLYNVDLKKYTQCNIKTNFTREVRRRPQLISDTELWPLIKTLPLEESKKQPVVSGPDPLKPSKRRLPPTWVPGHPRKEVFAQIPVLKSGVAFACIHSLFHSSLSKSEAIILDIYQIQNMHQWTKYTIQKKFMSRGLSSAELSQLELPLFHGTTEEAVQSICKNNFDPRVSGQKHGSNYGQGTYFAKNASCSARYAIESKSGHSYMFLAMVLVGKSAVGKQSFRRPPPLEPDSPTSDLYNSCVDKVQQPQMFVIFDSCQCYPYFLIHYKKLTDTVNVF